In Sediminispirochaeta bajacaliforniensis DSM 16054, one DNA window encodes the following:
- the rsxC gene encoding electron transport complex subunit RsxC produces MKGLSTFPKGGVHPPGGKALASGKPIKNAVLSSMFVVPLSQHLGKPAECIVSVGDEVREGMLIAKASGFISAPVHSPVPGTVKEIRDIYLPNGMKSSAVVIELAGAFDRLGKEERAGDWTQLSAEALMAKVVENGIVGLGGATFPSHVKFSVPKGKKAEYFVVNGVECEPYLTADHRLMLERADQIIEGIRIISRITNAEKLAIGIEINKPDAIASMKAAAQKAKVKLDVVPLKVKYPQGDEKQLLKAITGREVPSGGLPLDIGAIVANVGTVHAVFEAVVFNKPLIERAVTVTGGAIADPQNLKVRIGTPIKTLIEECGGFTEEPAKIVMGGPMMGFTIYDLDTPVIKGTSGILALTQREVHASTRTSCISCGRCVAACPMGLNPTTLFKLIDHGDYASAMESGLMDCKECGCCGFSCPARIPLVQGMRLGKKMGRKKKSA; encoded by the coding sequence TCCACCCTCCCGGTGGGAAGGCTCTTGCATCGGGAAAACCAATCAAGAATGCGGTGCTTTCTTCAATGTTTGTGGTTCCGCTTTCCCAGCATCTTGGAAAACCGGCGGAGTGTATTGTTTCTGTAGGGGACGAGGTCCGGGAAGGGATGCTCATAGCAAAAGCTTCGGGTTTTATCTCTGCCCCGGTTCATTCTCCGGTTCCGGGAACGGTAAAAGAAATACGAGATATTTATCTTCCCAACGGCATGAAAAGCAGTGCGGTTGTGATCGAACTTGCGGGTGCATTCGATCGCCTCGGAAAAGAAGAACGGGCCGGAGACTGGACCCAACTTTCTGCCGAGGCATTGATGGCAAAGGTTGTTGAGAACGGCATTGTTGGACTGGGCGGAGCGACCTTTCCCTCTCATGTCAAGTTTTCCGTTCCCAAAGGGAAAAAAGCCGAGTATTTCGTTGTCAACGGGGTTGAGTGTGAACCCTATCTTACGGCTGATCACCGACTTATGCTCGAACGTGCGGATCAGATCATCGAGGGAATCAGGATTATCAGTCGTATTACCAATGCCGAAAAGTTGGCCATTGGTATTGAGATTAATAAGCCTGATGCCATTGCTTCGATGAAAGCGGCCGCGCAGAAGGCTAAAGTAAAGCTTGATGTTGTGCCCCTTAAGGTCAAATATCCTCAGGGCGATGAGAAGCAACTTCTGAAGGCTATAACCGGCAGAGAGGTCCCTTCCGGCGGGCTTCCCCTGGATATCGGCGCTATTGTCGCTAATGTCGGAACCGTCCATGCCGTATTCGAGGCTGTGGTATTTAACAAGCCCCTCATTGAGCGGGCGGTGACGGTTACCGGCGGCGCCATAGCCGATCCTCAAAATCTGAAGGTTCGTATCGGAACGCCGATTAAGACCCTTATCGAAGAGTGCGGCGGCTTTACGGAAGAGCCAGCAAAGATCGTCATGGGCGGTCCCATGATGGGGTTTACCATTTACGATCTTGATACGCCGGTTATAAAGGGGACCTCCGGTATCCTTGCCCTGACCCAAAGGGAGGTTCATGCCTCTACCCGGACCTCTTGTATTTCCTGCGGTAGGTGTGTAGCGGCTTGCCCGATGGGCCTTAATCCTACAACCCTCTTCAAGTTGATCGACCACGGCGACTATGCTTCGGCAATGGAATCCGGCTTGATGGATTGTAAAGAGTGTGGTTGCTGCGGCTTTTCCTGCCCTGCCAGAATTCCTCTGGTACAGGGAATGCGGCTCGGCAAGAAGATGGGCCGGAAAAAGAAAAGTGCGTAA
- a CDS encoding RnfABCDGE type electron transport complex subunit D gives MSEKNKEAEKIMRLVESSPQIHNKQSTSSIMWSVTLALLPAAAWGIYLFGARALTVLLVSIAAAVVTEAIIAAFLGRFTLFDGSAVLTGLLIGFNMPTAVPFYVPILGSVFAIAVVKWTFGGLGGNWMNPALAGRVFVFFSWTGQMTSWSTPKTVVDAVSSATPLGMLKTGLLDYSGPATGPAEFLSSNGFVGSTSGLSHFFAPLFGGGTSGKIYADLFTGNVGGCIGEVSALLLIIGALYLFAKKIITWQIPVAYLGSFALLVWIFGGNRYGTGAFSGDVLFHLFSGGIMLGALYMATDMVTSPLTGKGMIIYGVGIGFLTFLIRFYGSFPEGVSLAIILMNIFVPMINRYNKPHRFGVERKSFIDRLKEQANAREEA, from the coding sequence ATGAGCGAAAAGAATAAAGAAGCTGAAAAAATAATGCGTCTTGTGGAGAGTTCTCCGCAAATACATAATAAACAATCGACTTCGTCTATTATGTGGAGTGTTACATTGGCCCTCCTTCCTGCCGCTGCCTGGGGTATCTACCTCTTTGGCGCCAGGGCCCTGACGGTCTTGCTTGTTTCCATTGCAGCGGCCGTCGTTACCGAGGCAATCATTGCTGCGTTTTTGGGACGATTCACTCTCTTTGACGGGAGTGCTGTGCTGACCGGCTTGTTGATAGGTTTCAACATGCCTACTGCCGTTCCATTCTATGTTCCGATTCTCGGTTCCGTTTTTGCCATTGCGGTGGTGAAGTGGACCTTCGGAGGTTTGGGAGGCAACTGGATGAACCCTGCCCTGGCAGGACGGGTCTTTGTCTTTTTTAGCTGGACTGGGCAAATGACATCCTGGAGTACTCCAAAGACGGTGGTCGATGCGGTGAGCAGTGCGACTCCTTTGGGAATGTTGAAGACCGGCTTGCTCGACTATTCCGGTCCAGCAACCGGCCCTGCCGAATTCCTTAGTTCCAACGGCTTTGTTGGGAGCACCAGCGGTTTGTCGCATTTTTTCGCCCCGCTCTTTGGCGGCGGTACAAGTGGAAAGATCTATGCGGATCTTTTTACGGGGAATGTCGGCGGCTGTATCGGCGAGGTTTCGGCCTTGTTGCTGATCATTGGGGCCCTCTATCTCTTTGCCAAAAAGATCATCACCTGGCAGATTCCCGTTGCTTATCTCGGTTCTTTTGCCTTGCTGGTCTGGATTTTCGGAGGAAACCGATACGGAACAGGCGCCTTTTCAGGAGATGTCCTTTTTCATCTTTTCTCCGGAGGGATCATGCTTGGTGCGCTTTATATGGCAACGGATATGGTGACAAGCCCTCTTACCGGTAAAGGTATGATCATCTACGGGGTGGGAATTGGGTTTCTTACCTTCTTGATACGTTTTTATGGTTCTTTCCCGGAAGGGGTTTCCCTGGCAATCATCTTGATGAACATCTTTGTTCCCATGATCAACCGGTACAACAAACCGCATCGCTTCGGTGTTGAGCGGAAAAGTTTTATCGATCGTTTAAAGGAACAGGCGAACGCGAGGGAGGAAGCATGA
- a CDS encoding FMN-binding protein codes for MNNPIVKIGGRLALICAVAALVLGAVNALTEPQIARIKAEKLKAALETVSGGRKTGEAVAVDNDSVVDRYYPVYGDDDQIAGYVCRLLGNGYGGTIVILGGYDLKGTVLAAKMMDNEETPGLGKEAEKASYMEKYVGTGGDKPVPVRKSMLTTEQSDSVTGASITFMGVGKALQEGSRFVVSLEGK; via the coding sequence ATGAACAACCCCATTGTGAAAATCGGTGGAAGACTTGCCTTGATTTGTGCCGTTGCGGCGCTGGTCCTTGGGGCTGTAAATGCCCTCACCGAACCTCAGATCGCCAGGATCAAAGCGGAAAAGCTGAAAGCGGCCTTGGAAACCGTCTCGGGCGGAAGGAAAACAGGTGAAGCAGTAGCTGTAGACAATGATTCTGTGGTCGACCGCTATTACCCTGTATATGGCGATGATGATCAAATCGCCGGCTATGTTTGCCGGCTTCTCGGCAACGGTTACGGTGGCACGATCGTGATCCTTGGTGGATATGACCTGAAGGGAACGGTCCTTGCTGCCAAAATGATGGACAACGAAGAGACCCCCGGCCTAGGAAAAGAGGCTGAGAAGGCATCTTATATGGAAAAATACGTTGGTACGGGAGGCGATAAGCCTGTTCCCGTCAGGAAAAGCATGCTCACGACCGAGCAGTCGGACAGTGTAACGGGAGCCTCCATTACGTTTATGGGGGTAGGCAAGGCTCTTCAGGAAGGGTCCCGCTTTGTAGTGTCCTTGGAGGGGAAATAG
- the rsxE gene encoding electron transport complex subunit RsxE, with protein MWKEFTKGLFRENPIFVIVLGLCPTLGVSSRVVNALGMGAGVIFVLLCSNIFISLLKDFIPNKVRIPSYIVIIASFVTVVQMVMQAFLPDLYDSLGVFVPLIVVNCIILGRAEAFASKNGVGASILDALGMGIGFTLALTIISLVREVFGSGTITLFAFGDFDGVVRIPGIVDSPARVFVLAAGALLVMGYLKALVGIIQEKGGKG; from the coding sequence ATGTGGAAAGAGTTCACAAAGGGACTGTTCAGAGAAAATCCTATTTTTGTGATTGTTCTTGGACTTTGCCCCACTCTTGGTGTATCTTCCAGGGTAGTTAACGCCTTGGGAATGGGTGCCGGAGTAATTTTTGTTTTGTTGTGTTCAAATATTTTTATCTCTTTGTTGAAGGATTTTATTCCGAATAAGGTGAGAATTCCTTCTTATATCGTTATCATCGCTAGCTTCGTAACCGTCGTTCAGATGGTTATGCAAGCCTTTCTTCCCGACCTTTACGACAGCCTCGGGGTTTTTGTCCCTTTGATTGTCGTCAATTGTATCATTCTCGGACGGGCGGAGGCCTTTGCAAGTAAAAACGGTGTGGGAGCATCCATTCTCGATGCTCTTGGCATGGGGATCGGTTTTACGCTGGCTCTTACGATTATTTCTCTGGTTCGTGAAGTGTTCGGATCCGGTACGATAACCCTTTTTGCTTTCGGCGATTTCGATGGTGTCGTGAGAATTCCCGGCATTGTCGATTCTCCAGCACGGGTATTTGTCCTGGCGGCTGGTGCTCTTCTTGTCATGGGGTATCTAAAGGCCCTTGTCGGAATCATTCAGGAGAAGGGAGGAAAGGGCTGA
- the rsxA gene encoding electron transport complex subunit RsxA, whose amino-acid sequence MSYLGIIITFVFINNFILTQFLGLCPFIGVSKNLESAVGMGFAVTFVMALASFATWAIYHLILIPLNIEFLQTITFILVIASLVQFVEMVIQKISPPLYKALGIFLPLITTNCAVMGIALIAVQNKYNALESFVAGIAAGLGFLLAIVLMSTIREKLDNEWIPKPFRGVPIAFITGGLMALAFMAFDKALLNNLLG is encoded by the coding sequence ATGAGTTATCTTGGCATTATTATTACCTTTGTCTTTATCAACAACTTTATTCTGACCCAATTTCTCGGTCTTTGCCCTTTTATCGGGGTTTCAAAAAATCTTGAATCCGCAGTTGGCATGGGGTTTGCCGTTACCTTCGTTATGGCTTTGGCCTCTTTTGCCACATGGGCGATCTACCACCTGATTCTTATTCCGCTGAATATTGAGTTTCTTCAGACAATAACCTTTATTCTGGTCATTGCCTCACTTGTCCAATTTGTCGAGATGGTTATTCAGAAGATTTCTCCGCCGCTCTACAAGGCTTTGGGGATTTTTCTTCCCCTCATTACGACAAACTGTGCGGTCATGGGTATCGCCCTTATTGCCGTACAGAATAAGTATAACGCTTTGGAGAGCTTTGTCGCGGGAATCGCAGCCGGTCTTGGATTCCTTCTTGCCATCGTCTTGATGTCTACGATCAGGGAAAAGCTTGACAATGAATGGATTCCGAAACCCTTTCGTGGGGTGCCTATCGCTTTCATCACCGGGGGATTGATGGCCCTTGCGTTCATGGCTTTTGATAAGGCACTTTTGAACAATCTTCTAGGATAA
- a CDS encoding RnfABCDGE type electron transport complex subunit B codes for MLLLKILYAFLVVGILGGVLGAALVVASKFFSVSKDERIQQVEDALPGANCGSCGYAGCAAYAEAIAAGEAPLTLCGPGGAEAASKIAEIMGQEVEISDRKMVAQVHCRGTKETTSYLYAYRGLKDCNAVHALFQGDKECKYGCLGLGSCMKVCPVDAISYDSGGRVVVDKDACISCGNCIEVCPTGVMQFVPYEADYIVACNSKDKGAAVRKYCSVGCIGCKICEKKSPEGGFKVEDFLSSIDYDKMGDRSEAAKGCPPKCIVRVDSLIKGVDEKA; via the coding sequence ATGTTACTTCTTAAAATACTTTATGCGTTTTTGGTGGTAGGAATATTGGGTGGCGTTCTCGGAGCAGCGCTTGTGGTCGCCTCAAAATTCTTTTCCGTCAGCAAAGATGAGCGAATACAGCAGGTTGAGGATGCTCTGCCTGGCGCAAACTGTGGTTCCTGCGGGTATGCCGGATGTGCTGCATACGCGGAGGCCATTGCAGCCGGTGAGGCGCCTCTCACCTTATGCGGACCAGGAGGAGCAGAGGCTGCATCGAAAATTGCGGAAATCATGGGCCAGGAAGTCGAAATTTCGGACCGAAAGATGGTTGCTCAGGTCCATTGTCGCGGCACTAAGGAGACTACAAGCTATCTTTATGCCTATCGGGGGCTGAAGGATTGCAATGCCGTGCACGCCCTATTTCAGGGAGACAAGGAATGTAAATACGGATGTCTCGGACTGGGAAGCTGTATGAAGGTTTGTCCGGTTGATGCCATATCCTATGACTCCGGCGGAAGGGTTGTTGTTGATAAAGATGCCTGTATAAGCTGCGGGAACTGCATAGAGGTTTGTCCTACCGGTGTTATGCAGTTCGTACCTTATGAGGCAGATTACATCGTGGCGTGTAACTCGAAAGATAAGGGAGCTGCCGTTAGAAAGTATTGTAGCGTCGGCTGTATTGGGTGTAAAATATGTGAGAAAAAGTCTCCCGAAGGTGGCTTCAAGGTCGAGGATTTTCTTTCTTCGATCGATTATGACAAGATGGGAGATAGAAGTGAAGCGGCAAAGGGTTGTCCTCCCAAATGCATTGTGCGGGTGGATTCTCTGATAAAGGGAGTCGATGAAAAAGCTTAG
- a CDS encoding alpha-amylase/4-alpha-glucanotransferase domain-containing protein, with the protein MKKLRLIFGVFGSKPVGTDPEQLETVYQKTYKPFLTVLYEFPKIRSCLHFSGQLFDWFEETHPEILMVISEMVKRKQLEIIGGGYYEPIFPLIPTKDRVGQIELLTTYIRKRFGKRPRGCWIPERVWEPSLASVFSSSGMEYIFLDDRHFMSAGLRGEKIYHPCITEDQGKTVRVLPLTSRLNRMIPFSPPEDVYAKITEIASSEEHDVASIMIDADMLGYVPGTEGVCEAGGWMDRFLRLIDENRGVAIPVLPGQFVRSLDSLEKVYFPCTAYEEMMQWPLPPEQQMDLEFVRSRTEKDNGSIYVNGGYFRQFLTRYPESNLLYARMMYTYLLVNQVQRDRARKKSAREESWRGQCNAPYWHGRYNGVYDNHLRKAAYRSFITAEKTTRERGIFTTAIHPVDIDFDGADEYIYQGQNINAYIHRRSGMLFELDYLVSGWNYLDTMARHRERYHDENDARLGIDSYPRRAFLDHVLYDDVTFSQFKTMQFREAADFINQRYDLDELDREHKRLYLHCGTFLHMNGAPIPIFLKKGYNFSKNSVEVEYTIENRSSVPAAFLFAPEINLSLFANAQEDAHLFLGDKGDAGDGALTEGVERGGIKEIALHDNRNHAIVSIVLDSRWALWSFPIFTIAAGLRGKRAVYQSNAFVVRKKLSLEPGESWSGIITMKIEKK; encoded by the coding sequence ATGAAAAAGCTTAGGCTTATTTTTGGGGTGTTCGGGAGCAAACCGGTTGGAACCGATCCCGAACAGCTTGAAACTGTGTATCAAAAAACCTATAAACCCTTTCTTACCGTTTTATATGAATTCCCTAAAATTCGTAGCTGTCTTCATTTTTCAGGGCAGCTGTTTGACTGGTTTGAAGAGACCCATCCCGAGATCCTGATGGTCATCAGCGAGATGGTGAAGAGGAAGCAACTTGAAATCATCGGGGGAGGGTACTATGAGCCTATTTTCCCGCTTATTCCGACAAAGGACCGAGTAGGTCAGATAGAGCTTTTAACCACCTACATCAGAAAACGTTTCGGAAAGCGTCCCCGGGGCTGTTGGATTCCTGAACGGGTCTGGGAGCCTTCCCTTGCTTCTGTTTTCAGCAGTTCGGGCATGGAATACATCTTTCTTGACGATCGTCATTTTATGAGTGCTGGGCTTCGAGGGGAGAAGATTTACCATCCTTGCATTACAGAGGATCAAGGTAAGACGGTCAGGGTTCTACCTCTGACCTCCCGATTGAATCGTATGATTCCCTTTTCCCCCCCTGAAGATGTTTACGCCAAGATAACTGAGATAGCGTCCTCCGAAGAGCATGACGTGGCGTCAATTATGATTGATGCCGATATGCTCGGATATGTGCCGGGCACGGAAGGTGTTTGTGAGGCAGGCGGATGGATGGATCGTTTTCTTCGACTTATTGATGAGAATCGCGGTGTTGCTATACCCGTACTTCCCGGGCAGTTCGTGAGAAGCCTTGATAGCCTTGAAAAGGTTTATTTCCCGTGTACCGCCTATGAAGAGATGATGCAGTGGCCGCTTCCTCCCGAACAGCAGATGGATCTTGAGTTTGTGAGGAGTCGGACCGAAAAGGACAACGGTTCCATCTATGTAAACGGCGGTTATTTTCGCCAATTCCTTACCCGCTACCCGGAAAGCAATTTGCTGTATGCGCGGATGATGTATACCTACTTGCTGGTGAATCAGGTGCAGAGGGATCGTGCGCGTAAAAAGAGTGCGAGAGAAGAGAGTTGGCGGGGACAATGCAATGCCCCCTATTGGCACGGTCGTTACAATGGTGTTTACGATAACCATTTGAGGAAGGCCGCATACCGGAGTTTCATAACGGCTGAAAAGACCACGCGTGAACGGGGGATTTTTACAACAGCCATACATCCGGTTGATATCGATTTCGACGGGGCGGATGAATATATCTATCAGGGGCAGAATATTAATGCCTATATCCATCGTCGGAGCGGTATGCTTTTTGAATTGGACTATCTTGTCAGCGGTTGGAACTATCTGGATACCATGGCCCGGCACCGGGAACGCTATCACGATGAGAACGATGCACGTCTCGGTATAGATAGCTATCCGAGACGGGCTTTCCTTGATCATGTTTTATATGACGACGTCACCTTTTCCCAATTCAAGACCATGCAGTTTCGGGAGGCTGCTGATTTTATCAATCAACGGTATGATCTTGATGAACTCGATAGAGAACATAAACGGCTCTATCTCCACTGTGGAACATTCCTCCACATGAATGGCGCTCCGATACCGATTTTTTTGAAAAAGGGATATAATTTTTCAAAGAACAGTGTTGAGGTTGAATACACCATTGAAAATCGCTCATCAGTGCCGGCGGCCTTTCTTTTTGCGCCGGAGATTAATCTCTCGCTTTTTGCAAATGCTCAGGAAGATGCTCATTTATTTCTCGGAGACAAGGGAGATGCGGGGGATGGCGCTTTGACAGAGGGCGTCGAACGGGGCGGAATAAAAGAGATAGCACTCCACGATAATCGCAATCATGCCATTGTGAGTATCGTACTCGATTCCCGGTGGGCTCTTTGGTCTTTTCCCATCTTCACCATTGCAGCTGGTTTGCGTGGTAAGCGTGCCGTTTATCAGTCAAATGCTTTTGTCGTGAGGAAAAAGCTTTCCCTTGAACCGGGTGAAAGCTGGAGCGGCATCATCACAATGAAAATAGAGAAAAAATAA
- a CDS encoding tetratricopeptide repeat protein: MLYSWAEETTTVYAPFVSNLEVMADTNRIILTWKDASDPIAFYRIYRSITPFDNDKETDATLVAEVASNIELFGYYPQDTGSYYFAVLAVDADGREYKLYIPYRNITNDAISIVQVASLQERATHISDISARVAGEVVYISYKSSLPERAVMVYRSSDPIVDKNGLRSASLVTSLSSSQGSITDFPLPGLEYYYAIVDKELVESDEVELEPGENATTDAALVALSDTTQQNEGFRNVRIRPLPYLTLPKSVKTGESLADPDKYALPTYTPLAKDTETAVQNLINELGPAPSQSTPQAQMLAIDKSPGDNPEGVLLSNIIKGSFADAEWDAAEKELGNFLAVHRSKTVEARAHFYMGQVYYFQGQFGKALYEFLFSRETYRQESNNWIDATFYALT, translated from the coding sequence GTGCTTTATTCATGGGCAGAAGAGACGACGACGGTCTACGCACCTTTCGTGTCCAATCTCGAAGTAATGGCAGACACCAATCGAATCATTCTGACTTGGAAAGATGCCTCCGATCCAATTGCGTTTTATCGGATCTACCGAAGCATCACCCCCTTTGACAACGACAAAGAGACAGACGCGACACTTGTGGCTGAAGTCGCATCGAATATCGAACTATTCGGCTACTATCCTCAAGATACCGGGTCCTACTATTTTGCCGTCCTTGCCGTCGACGCCGATGGAAGGGAGTATAAGCTGTATATTCCTTATAGAAACATCACCAATGACGCCATCTCCATTGTTCAGGTTGCATCGCTGCAGGAAAGAGCCACGCATATAAGCGATATTAGTGCAAGGGTCGCAGGTGAAGTTGTCTACATTAGCTATAAAAGCTCTTTACCAGAACGAGCGGTGATGGTCTATCGAAGTTCAGATCCTATCGTCGATAAAAATGGTTTACGTTCTGCATCGCTTGTGACGTCGCTAAGCAGCTCACAAGGATCGATAACCGATTTTCCGCTTCCCGGCCTCGAATATTACTACGCAATCGTCGACAAGGAACTGGTGGAGTCTGATGAAGTTGAACTCGAACCTGGAGAAAACGCAACAACAGATGCTGCTTTGGTGGCCTTATCCGATACCACCCAACAGAATGAAGGCTTTCGAAATGTCAGGATACGCCCCCTTCCCTATCTGACGCTTCCAAAATCGGTAAAAACAGGCGAGAGTCTGGCGGATCCGGATAAGTATGCCCTACCCACATATACACCGCTTGCGAAAGATACGGAGACGGCGGTGCAGAATTTAATCAACGAGCTTGGTCCTGCTCCGAGTCAGAGCACCCCCCAGGCCCAGATGCTGGCAATAGACAAAAGTCCGGGAGATAATCCCGAAGGTGTCTTGCTTTCAAACATCATCAAAGGATCATTCGCCGATGCCGAGTGGGATGCAGCAGAAAAGGAGCTTGGAAATTTTCTTGCCGTCCACAGGAGTAAAACAGTAGAAGCAAGAGCACATTTTTACATGGGGCAGGTCTACTATTTTCAGGGACAATTCGGCAAGGCCCTGTATGAATTCCTTTTCTCCCGGGAGACATACAGACAGGAAAGCAATAACTGGATAGATGCCACCTTTTATGCCCTTACATAA
- a CDS encoding CRISPR-associated protein Cas2, with the protein MFVAVTFDLSEIEKKRGIESLLREYGFEKRHEGLWETVTLKERYLARLKRDIDRLTDSYDNVRLYQYPIDGVLVVTGLQNKRWRRIVVRP; encoded by the coding sequence ATGTTTGTCGCCGTCACCTTTGATCTTTCCGAAATCGAAAAGAAGCGTGGTATTGAATCGCTTTTACGTGAATATGGCTTTGAAAAGCGGCATGAAGGACTTTGGGAGACGGTTACGTTAAAAGAGCGTTATCTTGCTCGTCTGAAACGAGATATAGACAGATTGACCGATTCATATGATAATGTTCGTCTTTACCAATATCCCATCGATGGCGTATTGGTGGTGACAGGTCTTCAGAATAAGCGGTGGCGGCGGATTGTTGTTCGTCCGTGA
- the prfB gene encoding peptide chain release factor 2 (programmed frameshift), which translates to MLSELEIPIEQLKEEIYDSWRRLDPEQLTREIKALEAESGSPEFWEDRERAEKRLGELKRLHKRLDPWKDLLSSFEDLETLFELADEEQDESQEHDIKRQLDEISDTYRGLNLTEMFQGEFDGSNAFLTIHSGAGGTEACDWTAMLLRMYTRWAERREFSVQTLDLLEAEGGVKSVTLQINGDFVFGYLKSEIGVHRLVRISPFDSSGRRHTSFASVYISPVIDDDIEVDIKPEELRIDTYRAQGAGGQHVNKTDSAVRITHISTGIVVQCQNERSQYKNKAMALKILRSRLYEHYKREQEKEQEKHAQEKKEISWGNQIRSYVFQPYTMVKDHRTKHEVGNIQAVMDGEIDDFIIAFLNWMQTEG; encoded by the exons ATGCTGAGTGAACTTGAAATACCGATCGAACAATTAAAAGAAGAAATCTACGACTCATGGAGGCGACTT GACCCTGAGCAATTGACTCGGGAAATAAAAGCGCTTGAGGCGGAAAGTGGAAGTCCGGAGTTCTGGGAGGATCGAGAACGGGCGGAGAAACGGCTTGGCGAGCTGAAACGGCTTCATAAGCGACTTGATCCATGGAAAGATTTATTGTCTTCATTTGAGGATCTTGAAACACTTTTCGAACTTGCCGATGAAGAACAGGATGAAAGTCAGGAACATGATATTAAAAGGCAGTTGGACGAAATAAGCGATACCTATCGTGGCTTGAATCTAACGGAAATGTTCCAAGGGGAATTCGACGGCAGCAATGCTTTTCTTACCATCCATTCAGGGGCGGGAGGAACTGAAGCGTGCGATTGGACTGCTATGTTGTTGCGAATGTATACCCGTTGGGCCGAACGACGAGAGTTTTCCGTTCAAACTCTTGATCTACTTGAGGCCGAGGGAGGGGTGAAGTCGGTAACCCTTCAGATTAATGGCGATTTTGTTTTCGGCTATCTTAAAAGCGAAATCGGCGTTCATCGGTTGGTACGTATTTCTCCCTTCGATTCTAGTGGACGCCGTCATACATCATTTGCGTCGGTATATATCTCCCCTGTTATCGACGATGATATCGAGGTCGATATCAAACCAGAAGAACTGCGTATCGATACCTATAGGGCACAGGGAGCTGGCGGGCAGCATGTCAACAAGACCGATTCCGCTGTCCGTATTACCCACATCTCCACCGGTATCGTGGTACAGTGCCAGAACGAACGGAGCCAGTATAAAAACAAAGCCATGGCGCTGAAAATTCTACGTTCTAGATTGTATGAACACTATAAGCGGGAGCAGGAGAAAGAACAGGAAAAACATGCTCAGGAAAAGAAAGAGATTTCTTGGGGAAACCAGATACGTTCTTATGTGTTTCAACCCTACACCATGGTAAAAGATCATCGAACGAAACATGAGGTTGGTAATATTCAGGCCGTGATGGATGGTGAGATCGATGATTTTATCATTGCCTTTCTGAACTGGATGCAGACGGAAGGATAG
- a CDS encoding response regulator, with protein MERRLLLVDDLSFMRSALKEILEEAGFSIAGEAANGVEAITLYRTVHPSLVLMDITMPVMDGIEALRRIRRLDPSAMVVMCSALGQEKTILRAIQYGAKDFVVKPFSKARIVSAVEKALESVESP; from the coding sequence ATGGAACGTCGGCTTCTTCTGGTAGATGATCTTAGCTTTATGAGAAGTGCGTTGAAAGAAATTCTCGAAGAAGCCGGTTTTTCCATTGCGGGAGAGGCTGCCAACGGTGTTGAGGCAATAACGTTATATCGTACGGTGCACCCGTCTCTTGTCCTTATGGATATCACCATGCCGGTTATGGATGGGATTGAAGCCCTCCGTCGTATTCGACGGCTTGACCCTTCGGCAATGGTTGTCATGTGTTCTGCTTTGGGGCAGGAAAAGACAATTCTTCGCGCTATCCAATACGGAGCGAAAGATTTTGTTGTAAAACCCTTTTCCAAAGCGCGGATCGTGTCTGCCGTTGAGAAGGCGTTGGAGTCGGTGGAAAGCCCGTGA